Proteins encoded by one window of Halichondria panicea chromosome 8, odHalPani1.1, whole genome shotgun sequence:
- the LOC135339818 gene encoding uncharacterized protein LOC135339818, which translates to MVWLGKAGSIGQSASLGVLRFMKRQSLERFSFNWSKVGDEDTQPPTHHFKPNILTFQSVSEEDLDYYQCEVKEAGKVVLTVYRALYKDELTTGEYSRPAGQKRLLLVVESSSAKRTQLLSPKDFGECSGTVQKRDIQYQTCMFSISARITCSTSEYSSSTDDEQMPTLYFPNKP; encoded by the exons ATGGTTTGGCTTGGAAAG GCTGGCTCCATTGGTCAGAGTGCTAGCTTGGGAGTTCTCCGGTTCATGAAGAGACAGTCTCTGGAGAGATTCTCTTTCAATTGGAGCAAAGTGGGAGATGAAGACACACAACCTCCAACTCATCACTTCAAGCCCAACATTCTGACCTTCCAGAGTGTGAGTGAGGAGGACCTGGACTACTACCAGTGTGAGGTGAAGGAGGCTGGGAAAGTGGTCCTCACCGTCTACAGAGCTCTCTACAAAGATGAGCTCA CCACAGGAGAATACTCAAGACCAGCTGGTCAGAAGAGACTACTATTGGTTGTGGAATCGTCGAGTGCAAAACGCACACAGTTATTATCTCCAAAAG ATTTTGGAGAATGCTCAGGAACTGTTCAGAAGAGAGACATCCAGTACCAAACGTGTATGTTTAGCATATCCGCAAG GATCACCTGCTCAACCAGTGAGTACAGTTCTTCAACAGATGATGAACAAATGCCAACTCTCTACTTCCCAAATAAACCGTGA
- the LOC135339689 gene encoding uncharacterized protein LOC135339689 isoform X1, producing the protein MDGNDGNDPNPTSQTPQQSRHETNAYLKKPSSSAVANAVILSDLPFYNVFSKSKQELYSLHDIATDLKLIYERDAINSDALAKLCFKKILKDCRVPNEWGVQGNHEIQFLARMTDFQFSSKERPDIIICNEDRTAIALTCEVQSSSTMFGTEQKAILGATNLLRNFRETHIDITSVTVFAIPNTYSKNCVIEIVVKWKNLIFDVKETQFREVLPAIKRIKDVIKLNCSDLPRSQLSAKTDYFIKLSPTELALFAAPQKQLLSQTHLVIKSGDTVFKVLYQTDAAASLRFVMRVFADEDEKPQFVYKLKDSRLKSSPMLDVISYKFLKFDHLHKSEAKSCCREFVEGIKIALDELHDMGISHNDVRLENMLFNANYVPTLIDLDRAQPVDVLFSYFNKHESCMYSFPADVSERFETGIQTDYYQLGWLVAAVLTKEEDANANYHNRKWNTEPAYIRSNKFIASLIEQGMYNPSLLNELPPDTKTIQQVLEDRL; encoded by the exons CCCAACCCAACATCTCAAACTCCACAGCAGTCAAG GCATGAAACAAACGCTTACCTGAAAAAACCATCCTCAAGTGCTGTGGCAAACGCTGTTATTCTATCCGACTTGCCTTTCTACAATGTATTCAGTAAATCGAAACAGGAGTTGTATTCATTGCATGATATCGCCACTGATTTAAAATTGATATACGAACGGGATGCGATTAACAGCGATGCTCTTGCAAAGCTATGTTTTAAGAAGATCTTAAAAGATTGTCGTGTTCCGAATGAATGGGGCGTGCAAGGTAATCACGAAATACAATTTTTAGCCCGCATGACGGATTTTCAGTTCTCTTCAAAAGAAAGAccagacataattatctgcAACGAAGACAGAACAGCGATCGCTCTAACATGCGAAGTGCAGTCATCATCTACAATGTTTGGGACAGAGCAAAAGGCAATTTTAGGCGCCACCAATTTACTGAGAAATTTCCGTGAAACACACATTGATATCACCTCAGTAACAGTGTTTGCTATTCCGAACACATACAGCAAAAACTGCGTCATCGAAATTGTAGTTAAATGGAAAAATTTAATTTTTGATGTAAAGGAAACACAATTCCGAGAAGTACTCCCTGCAATTAAACGGATCAAAGATGTAATCAAATTGAATTGCAGTGATCTGCCCCGATCGCAATTGTCAGCCAAAACAGATTATTTCATTAAGTTGTCTCCAACTGAATTGGCACTTTTTGCAGCCCCACAAAAACAACTGTTGTCTCAAACACACCTAGTTATTAAATCAGGTGATACAGTGTTCAAGGTTTTATACCAAACTGATGCAGCTGCTTCCCTGCGGTTTGTAATGAGAGTATTTGCAGACGAAGACGAAAAACCCCAATTTGTTTATAAGCTAAAAGATAGTAGGTTGAAATCCAGTCCTATGTTAGATGTTATATCATACAAGTTTTTGAAGTTTGATCACTTACACAAATCGGAAGCTAAGTCTTGTTGTAGGGAATTTGTCGAAGGAATCAAGATCGCACTAGATGAATTACATGATATGGGTATTTCGCACAACGATGTCAGACTAGAAAACATGTTGTTTAATGCTAACTATGTACCAACCCTTATTGATTTGGATCGAGCCCAGCCTGTAGATGTCTTGTTCTCGTACTTCAATAAGCATGAAAGTTGTATGTACTCGTTTCCAGCAGATGTTTCCGAACGTTTCGAAACCGGCATACAAACAGACTATTATCAGCTGGGGTGGTTAGTCGCCGCAGTACTGACAAAAGAAGAGGATGCAAATGCTAACTACCATAACAGAAAATGGAATACGGAACCAGCATACATAAGAAGCAACAAATTTATAGCCTCCCTCATTGAACAAGGGATGTACAATCCATCTCTTCTAAATGAGTTACCACCAGACACAAAAACAATACAACAAGTATTGGAAGATAGACTCTGA